Within Vicia villosa cultivar HV-30 ecotype Madison, WI linkage group LG1, Vvil1.0, whole genome shotgun sequence, the genomic segment ACTCTTCATGCAACAGTAGAGACTAATCCTTGATCCTTCCAGTTTTGTAGGACCATAATAAATAGCTCGTCATAAAATATACTATACCTAAGAGGgtgtatcatatgagaatgacatatttatatgaaaatgacatatttatatgagaatgaatctgaatcatttggttttaaaataaatggtggaaattatggatgaatttttttttctctctcctacattttgaaataaatgatgtaggagagagaaaaaaaagattcacccataatctccaccatttattttaaaatccaatggttcagattaattttcacattctcaaggttctcatatgatatgccctcctATAACTAAAACAATTATAAGCAATGAaacagttaattaattaattgacttTCAAATCTCATTATGATTCAAGATTACAATAATAGTAATACAATTATTACACAACTATTAACTAGAATCCAAACAAACGCTTACAGACTTTAAGGATCTTGCCTCCTTTatgttttttcttcttgttcttgattgcatcatctatgatgactaactCATCTGATGCTTCTGTTACCATGTTCTGATCATGGATTCTACAGTACCTCTCTGAAACTGATGAAGAAGATCTTTTTATTGAAAATGCTCTCTTCACTGTTGCCTGAAACCCAGATGCAGCAGaacaagatgaagaagaagaaactgAACAGCTCCTACCTAATATCACTCCAAATCTCTCTCCTTCATCTACCACCTCCCTCTTCTTGATGACCTCGTTATCATTAGGTTCTTCaacatgtttaattgtttcaagAGTGTTGCTAATCCTGGTTGGTTTTGGTGTCTGAGAAAATGAGAAAAAATCTGAAAAATCTATAGATCTTGATTTGTGGCTAGTACTACCAATCTTTGAATAACCATTCATTTTTGTGATGTAAAGGGTAAGAGTGTGAACCTACATATGTGTATATAATGAGAACATTTGACTAAGTTGTTTGATTGAGCAAGGAAGTGAACATCTTTTTTGACATAAAGATGACTCACTATCTTGTCGTGTAgtgtcaacatgtcatgtcaagAGGTAGATTAGAATTTGAGATTTTGGAGTTTCATTTTTCTAAGGTTTTTTAACTGATAAAACATAGTTTTACACGAAGtgacaaaaattaaataattgaaggGAAAGTTGTAACCATTATTGTCGGTTGATGTAAGAATGCTAGAATGGGCTGGTATATATTGGAACGTGTTGTCATGTGATGTTTTTTCACGAAATTTGCATCTAACTAAGCTCGGAATTTAAGATAGCACTAGCAGTAAATTGCTAGTAGTGGATCTTAACTTTATGCTGACATCATAAGCAAATCATTATTGTTTATTATCACACGACTGGTTAGGACTAGGAGTTGAATATGCTGCTTGATGCCAAAATATATTCTTTAAGTTTTGGTCATTGTTTTAAGAGTGAATAGgcttgttcatctccaaatttgttaattttttttattataagtagttttagaaaaaaaattgtatttaaatataaatcgctttacaatttaaatgaataattaatgctattttttctattatatccataaatatttattattcgctctccttttaattatataaatttatcttccacgtgtcattaatgaagaataattttataaaaatcttcataatttctcattttcatacaataattattatttttcttagtctgtgtgaaaagtctaaaacgacttataataaaaaacggaggaagTATATATTAatctgatttttaaaaaatttcaaaaatagcaAAATACTCTTTCAATTTAACTAATATCAATTAAGTTAGTCTTTTATTTAAGTTTGGCCATTATAACAAATCCATTTGGGTTAGAGAAAATTCTCTTGCATTTGTTAGATAATATAATATTCTGTCCGTCCCAATAAtaagtgatcaaaataataatttcacacatattaaaaaaaaatatataaaaataagagaGATAATAAAGTTTTTACTATAATATCTTATTATGTATTAGAAATGATGAATTtttattattagaaaataaaattggaaaaaatgtattgaaaattgaaatagatTTTCTTTTTGGGAcaccattttatttcaaataaatcacTTCTTGTGGAACGGAGAAATATGTCTTTTTGTTATTTGTTATAGCTAATTTTTTTTGTGTGTAAGTAAGATATTATATAATAGAGAACTAAAGGTTGTCAAAACCTGTTTACACAATGAACGGAGTAACTCCGTCAACACAAAACGGAAATTACACACCAATTAACATTACGAAATATATAACAAAGAAGCTTTGTTAAATTCGTAAAAGTTACGAATGGGATGCGTAATTTCGCCGTCTTTTTTTTATGAAGCTACTATTTATAACTTCTCTTTCACCATAGTTTGTTATTGTTTTTTCTCATTTTTCCAAACACACACTtagattatttatatttttatattttcatttgtaatttttatttttataagttacTCTCTGgtctttattataagagaaaatttattttttagattcataAAATGATTAATGTATTTGttctatttaattattaaagtcttaatctttttcttcttttctactATATAATTTCTATTATTAATAGGATATTTAGAGTTTGTTATCTACTATCTACATATTACTACGAAATTGACCAAACTGACAAAATTACCCTTcttactaaaaaatattacactacaaattggacaaaatagtaATTAACAAAATCACCCTGTCACTTTTCTATTGTCCAATGAAAATGAAGACTTTTGCCACATGTCAATTGCAATATTTAGCATTCAACTTTTTCCACCCAAcacacatcttctctctcttatttcaaatttcaaatttctttcacatttcattttcccacactttcttactttcattttaatttttctccatttacttattatcacaaaaattataatctattttttaattttaataaaattaaatatttatttatcttacgggtcactgtcaacacaatatttaatttattttaattgatcattacacactttctctattttaattaaaatttaaaatttctctcacatttttttcacactttcttactttcttttttattttttttctctatttatttattactccaaaaaaaatctattttttaatttaaataaaattaaaaaatttgttttatcacgggtcactatcaacacaatatctattttattttaatcaatcattttctttatttgaGTGATAATAtccttatttgtttttaattttctcCATctccaatttttttatgattatttaatgcaattaaatttatatgattattgttcattttatatttgtatttaaatatattttatattgcatcaaagttttttttttatttcacgggtcattatcaatacaatatctattttattttaatcaacaactactattaattgagagataatttttatttttaaatgttaaaatttcattttttttctccaacttacaattttttatatataattatttaatataattgaatttatatgatatttttcatttataattaaacaattcattttaaatttatacgtatctaattaaattttatacaatatcaaataaatttacccgtgcggaagcacgggtatcttactattGATTTTCATTGACAATGTGTTTGCTTTGAGTTTGATGATTGGTTCTCTTGAAgaagaaaaatcattttgtttAGTAGCTAAATTGTTATCAACACGTCGTCTCTCACTTTGTGtctttaaaaattgaaattaaatcatATATGACTTTGATTGTTCCTCTTAACATTGATTCTAGTATTGGTCATGTATATCATTCGTTTGCTTCTCTCTACTTTGTGATTTAGATTTTTAGTTGATTTGGTTTAGTTTCGCATGGTTTCTCTCAGTTGGTTTGGTTCGTGAGCTTCGCCATTGAAGAAAAGTTCTCTTTTGGGTTTGCGAAGATCGACCAATAAAAAATCTTCACAACAATACTTGAGCTCATCCCGGTCAAAAATTTTATTGGTCTGAGATCAACCTGGTGTAAAATCTCACTCGGTTTTTGAGATCAGTTCGGTAAAAATCTCAGTTTGATCCGTGGTCAGCCCGTATAAAACTATGATTCTGTTCGAAGGATAACCAACTCAAAACTTTGATTCATTTTGAGATCAACTCGTTCAAAATCTTTGTTTGATCTGAAGACTATCCGCTTAAAGTCTGTTCATGATTTATTTTGGAGACTAAGCCACAATTAGTTGTATTATTGGAAGTTAGCCTGAAACTTCATTTCCTTTTATAAAAGGATTTGTGGCTTAAACTTTTACAATCTCTCAAGCAATAGTAGATACTCTCAAAATCAGTTCTTGAGAAGAGGAGTGAATTACTTCATTAGaccgaacctctataattttTTGATGTCATTTTCTCTTTCCTCATctcctttatttttcatttaatttcttttcttttaatttcagTTGCATATTTATTCAAACGTTTTTgataaaatgttttcaaactctaatttctaaaacaattttgttttaaACCTAAGATTTTCAAACCTCCATaatttcactcatttcttgtGTATGTAGCCACATGTTCAACATCAACCAATCTAATATTATAAGTTACTGTTGGACAAGACTATCATAATACAAACTTGTCGATTAAAATATTTGTTCATTTAAAAAAGATCAAGAGTTTAAAGATTGTTTGCACGATCTAAAACACATGTACAAAATATATGCTTTTGGATGGAATACACACAGCGCTCAATCAATGtacaaaattgaaaataaatgaaacGAGTAATCCAGTCTCCAATGGTTTCCATTGAAAATTTGTTATTCTTCCACTGTAATTTTGACAAATTTTACAGAGTTGTTTAATTCAGTTACAATTCGAATAATGCTGAAAATGAAAATTTTCAATTTGAATCCTCGTTGACTTGTAAATGGTATCTAACACTGAGGTCTTGCAAAATCTTTACTCTAATTTGACTTACAATCTCCCAGATCTAAAAATGTTGCTACGAGTATTCGTTCTGCACCGATACTTTACAACTCTCAAGATCGTGTCTTATCTTCTTATGTACAATGGTTTGCATATTCAACACCctcttttttcactttttattctccacatcatcttctctttcttccacataataattcaacactcatttaatttttattcactacaatggttttgtttaataaaattcaacacccaatcccaccattttaaacaatcaaccaataaaattttgcaaaGTATGTGGGCCCACACTTTCTCATTCAAAATGTTGAATGTTTCAACACATATTAATTCACATCACTTTCAACTATTTATTCAACACCTCATTGCAcctattcaactattgaataattttttcaacaccccattgtaaatggtctttaCAAAGACAACACTAATAAAAAAGGAGtgaaatatgatattttttacaCAAATCTTGCTAGAAAATATCTTTTTGATAGTATCCCAAGCTTGTTTTGGAGTCTTCACATTGCATATTATTGTGATGATACTATGATCAAAAGATGTGATAAAAGCATGTATTATGAGTTGATCTTGCCTTGTCCAGTAAGGCACAATTTTGTATCATTGATGAAGCAAGTGAAGTTATATTGTATGAATAGTCATTCATTTGGATATGCCATGCTGGGTAGTTGttgctctcttgagtttgatttaGTTTTAAGTGTTGAGAACGATGACATTGCCAATCTAAAATGTGTTGCCATTGTTGTAGGATGTTGTGGAAAGCATGATGAGGAATTGTTATTCTTGGATCATGAAGCTCTTAAGCTAGGGAGTGGTTGATACCATATAAAGGTTTATAATGTAAATGGTATTGGAATGATTTTCATTGGTGGTGGAGAATCGGTGCTACACCTTCTTGTGTCGTGTCCTTTTGCAAAAACCGTATGGCAGCATGTGTGCTCATGGGCTGATATTGTCCCCTTTCAAGCAGTTTCCCTTATTGATCATATGTTGCTTTTTTCTACATCTATCGAAAGGAGAGTCCCAGCGAAGAAGAGGCTGTTGTTGTGGTTGGCAGCTATTTGGGCAATTTGGGGTAGGCGCAATGCAACAATTTTCAAAAACGAGGATGCAGTTGCTGTAGAGGTGTTTGATCAGATTCGGCTATCTTCGTGGCATTGGCAGATTATAGGTGCGAAAATAAAGGGCCCAACTAACTTTTATTTCTGGTGTCAAAACCCTCTGTAAATCATTGTTAGGATAATACTGCTGTAATCGGGCGAGTACCCCTTATACTCTGTTAATGTTTAATAAAATTCCATtgcttatataaaaaaaagtcaCAAGGTTATATAAATAAGAGCTGTGATATATTGACACCACCAATTTGACACCGTATCTTTTACATCATATGAGTTACACTTCATTGCAAGTGGGGCCCAACttaaaatacatacatatattataaaaaattaaaaaagtagaAGAAATGGTATAAATGTAGGTGTAGATGTCATATTTGGGTGTAAATGTATCATTTCTCTATGAATAATACTATAAtcttaaaaataaattgaaactactcataaaatatattaaaaataattgccTAAGTGATatgaacaaaatattaaaattgtaataaataattaatttgctACACACCCccttattatataataaaaaaattattctaccCCAAAACAATGTTTCTAAATATCAACAAagaactattattatttttctctaACACTCTTTCTGCCTTACCTCATTAATTACACAACACCTTAATTTTTGGATAAAACCATGTACCATAAACAATGGGCTTGTCACATTCAAAATATACAtgtacttttttctttttttcttttttctttatctcttttttcttttatttcctttttaaagTTAATGGTAATAGTTCCTACATAATGCAATTCTCATTTTCTATTTTCTACTTCATCATTAAACTTTTATGTTTCTAAAAAAGCTTACCAatctaaatatatataattatgtgAGTGCTTGGTAGTGCTCCTCATTATTACTCATCAAttttgaaaagtcaactcaagaTTTCTCATCTTTATTTTATCATCACTACTTTATTTATTTCCAAAcatattaatttcaataaaaaatttaaaaataaaaatatataaataaaacatttcccaattcataaaaaaaaaaactcaattttctttaatttttaaaataaactaaaaataaatcttctgtttactttttttttttttgcagtgtTATTTATTATTGTCTCTCTTCACAGACTTCAATTTTCTCTCTCCATCTAATTCAATTTTTTCcccttaaaaatcaaatttttctaTTAGGGTTTGGAAATTTCAGATAGAAACAAAGCACTTGATCCACAAACAGTGATTATCTCAGCTTCGCTCTCATGCACCGTGTATGTTTTTTTTTGCTTAAATCTGCAAATTTTACTTAATTAGAAGTTTTGACTAAAAGTGCTTTTTTTTGAAGTACATGTTTGTTTTTGCATGTGTTGTTACAGTGGGGTATGAAATTTCTATCTATAGTAACCAAGTTCTCTTTTTTTTCTAGGGTTATTATAAATCATTTTTAGGA encodes:
- the LOC131645214 gene encoding uncharacterized protein LOC131645214; this encodes MNGYSKIGSTSHKSRSIDFSDFFSFSQTPKPTRISNTLETIKHVEEPNDNEVIKKREVVDEGERFGVILGRSCSVSSSSSCSAASGFQATVKRAFSIKRSSSSVSERYCRIHDQNMVTEASDELVIIDDAIKNKKKKHKGGKILKVCKRLFGF